The proteins below come from a single Uloborus diversus isolate 005 chromosome 10, Udiv.v.3.1, whole genome shotgun sequence genomic window:
- the LOC129231726 gene encoding uncharacterized protein LOC129231726, which yields MQELGFGLTVSRIRHIAYSLAEKECASNNKPFPFSDKKKCASWKWWREFRRRYNLGLRTPENLSQYRANNSNRVLLNDFYDKLSEVYGKFPEGIKPQQIWNCDETGLCYVVKSGRVVTRIGKRFVYNRVIADKAETHTVLPCINAAGEFGPTLLIFKGARMIDGLKIGALPNVTVAVSQSGWINSELFLMWFQKFVQGISSARPVVLLMDSHASHITPEVIAMASENDIIIVTFPSHTSHLLQPLDVAVYRPLKLAWQKHLRQFQEGNPLRRPGRFDFHGMFSPAFLEAFSRENIISAFCKAGVFPLNKMKIPDEALTTNVDNRCMDENSLSVSNAPATKEGIDDVLKLPDFTARAPKPARKRRDPSAAVHLPGEKSCGNTSTASTSSSTSDTTKSCVSASTSSLVKAKKNTNKSKGEAEDECQDS from the exons ATGCAGGAGCTTGGGTTTGGTTTGACGGTCAGTCGAATCAGGCACATAGCATACTCCCTTGCTGAGAAGGAGTGTGCTTCAAACAACAAACCGTTTCCATTCAGCGACAAGAAAAAATGTGCCAGTTGGAAGTGGTGGCGTGAGTTTCGTCGCAGATACAATTTAGGCCTAAGAACACCCGAAAATTTGTCCCAATATCGGGCAAACAATTCTAATAGGGTGTTACTCAATGATTTCTACGACAAACTCTCTGAGGTTTATGGAAAGTTTCCAGAAGGCATCAAACCTCAACAAATTTGGAACTGCGACGAAACGGGGCTGTGCTATGTTGTGAAGTCTGGACGAGTTGTTACAAGAATAGGCAAGAGGTTCGTCTATAATCGAGTAATTGCTGACAAGGCTGAAACTCACACCGTTTTACCTTGCATCAATGCCGCAGGTGAATTTGGACCTACTCTACTGATCTTCAAAGGCGCTAGAATGATTGATGGTTTGAAAATTGGGGCGCTTCCAAATGTAACAGTTGCAGTGTCTCAGAGTGGCTGGATAAACTCAGAGTTATTTCTGATGTGGTTTCAAAAATTTGTCCAGGGGATTTCCTCAGCAAGGCCTGTGGTGCTATTAATGGATTCACATGCGAGTCACATAACTCCTGAAGTCATTGCAATGGCTTCAGAGAATGATATCATAATTGTAACATTTCCAAGCCACACAAGTCATTTGCTACAGCCTTTGGATGTAGCAGTATACCGGCCTTTGAAATTGGCTTGGCAGAAACACCTGAGGCAGTTTCAAGAAGGTAATCCGCTGAGAAGACCAGGAAGATTCGATTTCCATGGGATGTTCAGTCCCGCTTTTCTGGAAGCATTCAGCAGAGAAAATATCATTTCTGCATTCTGCAAGGCTGGTGTTTTCCCACTAAACAAGATGAAAATTCCTGATGAAGCCCTGACAACAAACGTGGATAACAGGTGTATGGATGAAAATTCCCTGTCAGTCAGCAATGCACCTGCTACAAAGGAAGGCATCGATGATGTGTTAAAACTACCTGATTTTACAGCACGTGCTCCAAAACCTGCAAGGAAGAGGCGTGATCCATCAGCTGCAGTTCATCTTCCAGGGGAGAAATCATGTGGTAATACTTCCACCGCCAGTACCAGTTCCAGTACTAGTGACACTACCAAATCCTGTGTCAGTGCCAGTACCAGCAGTTTGGTTAAAGCCAAAAAGAACACCAATAAGAGCAAAGGTGAAGCTGAAGATGAATG TCAAGACAGTTAA